Sequence from the Cucumis sativus cultivar 9930 chromosome 1, Cucumber_9930_V3, whole genome shotgun sequence genome:
CTTTGGTGATAACAACCACACATACAAACATACCTCCAAATAACTTTCACGTAGCCTGTTCAAGGACAAGGCAGCATCCTTAAGACGTGGTGCAGCCCAACCTGTCTTGCCTACATAAGAGGAAAAGGACAATGTTAGGCCCCGATAGTGAATACATATGTTAAGAGCCGTAGAACTGAACCATCATGGATTGACCTAGTGGTAAAAAAGGAAGTATAGCCTCACaactaactaagaggtcatggATTCAATTCGTGATGGTCATCTgcctaggaattaatttcctatgaGTACCAAAATGTTGCAAGGTCATGTGATTTTTCTCGTGAGATTAGTCAAAGTATGCGTAAGCTGACCAGAATACTCACagatataaaacaaaaaaagaacccGCAGAACTAGTAATATTTGAGGATCCTTTGTGTATTAGCCACCTTAGGGGGATACTGTTCTAGTTATGTTGTTTTGATATCTACTTTGTGTGTACTTTTGAGGAATCATTTGTGTATTAGCGTGTGGTTGGTATATCGCCCTCTTGAATCAGTGGTAAACTTGTGTACCCCTATCCATATTTTGTGAATGAAAGTTAAATCTCTCATCTAAATAAGGAGTATCCTTGCTGGAAAAATCAATGACATCTTCAAGATGCAACTCAAGAATAGAAGCCAGTCATACTGTGTTAGTTCGTTAGGTGAAAGTACTCACACAAAATTAGAATGATTTGGACATGTTGAACATCCTAAATACTAGTGATtcacaaacaacaaaatctcTCATGCCATCTATCCAAGTTAAATATCCATTACCGAAATCAGACAGAGAATACCCActtgttcttcttttgctagattatcaatttaataatAGTGCAGAAGTGTTTACTTTTTCGTTTTTGGCACTGGTTGGTTCATGCATCTCTCAATGCAAAACGGTTtgttctctttacaaagtgGATCTTGTCATAAAAGAAAAGCTGTTGTTTTGctcaaatacaataaaaataaaagtaagaaaaagtaCACCAACATCAAGAACATTTGTTGTTCAAACCTAATGACACAATGAACCAAAAATGAAGAGAACATCTGacattaaatgaaaattattgattattcaGGAACATAAGCTCGGAGAAGGGCATATGTACCAATGAACTCCATGACCAGCACATGCATTCTCAAGAGAAGAGGAGTAGGACATCTAATTCCAGCAGCTTTTAACCTGAAAGTTCAAGGTAGCAAATACTATGATTCAAAAGATTGCATAAAAAATTGCCGTGGGTGTAAAATTTGCAGGCAACTCGAATGATTCAACCAATTAAtgcatatttaatttaaaatttaagtttataagCACTGCTTATGAATCATgtgttaacattttttttaatccaattattactcatattttcaaaaaccaagtcaagttttggagaggaaaaaaaatagttttcacAAACtcgtttttgtttctaaattttgagaaCTCAAGTGTTTCATTAAGATTTTTGAAAACCATAACACTTGGGAGGAACAAGcataatttcatattaaaaagataaaacacaacacatttgtttaaaaaaattcataaaatatttttatcttaaaatgtTGGTCCCATCTTGTACATCAAGAAACTGAGCCCAATGGAGGTCTCTCTTAGGAACTACAAATAGTTGGCGTGGTTACCTCATCAAATTCCTCATTTCCTTCTCAGCCCATGTCTTGACCATTTTCCTTGGATTATGCCTGCAATATCCGTGTCTGAAACGGTAGTCACCTTGGACATAGCGATCCCTGTCCCTGAAATTGAccagaataataaaataagctCAGACACTGATGCATAtataagtttcaaaatgaCAAGGCGAGGCCCTCTTAGCTCTGTTATAATCATTGCTGAACATAGTTGGTAAAACTTTTGAATGAAACCAAAGCAACGAACaccaaatcaaattcaatagcCTTAAGACATACTTAAACACCAAAACTGAAGTTTTGTAGATTTTGATAGCAAATTCTTGACCATCGGATTTCGTTGCGTGATAAACATTAGCCTGTTGATGAAAGACAGAGaaagacaaataaataaatacaactcGGAATAACCTACTAGACAAAAGcagaaaattgtaaaaagatTTTCATACTtcaattagtaaataaataacataataCATACTTCTTTTCCAGTAGAAATGCAGCCATTAATGTCATGAAAAACACCTCGGTTGAGCATCTTGAATAAAACCATTCGAGTTCTAGGATCAATTGCCTACAGCAGTCGTGCATTCGACCATATAAGTACTTATAATGCACAAGGGAATGGATTGTTTCAAGAGAAAACCAATTAAATGTTATAGCCACCAACCTGTTCAACAGTTGCACGATCAGCTTTCTCTGTAGTTTTCGTCTTTCCTATAGCCATTTCCTTGACACTGTCACGAATGGCAGTGGTAACAGAATTTGACATTCCCACATTAAACCTCCCTTCCCATTCCTACATTAACAATCAGGATAAACAATTAAGGTGTCACTAAATTATATGGGATGAAACTTATATTATTGGCACAATAGTAAACACCACCAGCAGTAGgaaatcagaaaaaaaaaaaattaacaatgatATACCGCAAGAGGTGAAGCTCTAATGTGATTGGTAAACTTTTGGTTCCGATTTGAGAGAGGTTGAAGAGTTGAGGAATTATGACGAGAATAAAGCCCACCATGGGCATTAGGACGCCTAGCATTGAGTGAAAAAGTCCCATCGACTGTTTCTCGATCTTCCTTCGCATCCAACCAGTCCAATGCATCTCCAATCTCAGAGTCTGATGACCATGAAAGGTCCTCCtctccttcatcttcttccaccGATTCATCGTTATTCATTATTGAAGGTTCGACTTCATCTACCTTCTCTTCCACAGCAGGCATGCCTGCTGCTTCCATCAGAGGTGTTACTGTAtatcaaaactcaaaactcGCCAAAAGAATCTTTAAATAGATCACCTTAGAAACTTCCGAAAAACcattaagtaaaaaaatcctaaacaCAACCAAGAATCTCGCGAAGAGTGGTGGCTCACGGAGACGTTTCCGGCGAGGTACACAAAGGTGTCGGTTTGCTGATGAGCGAAGAGAACGGTGGCTGCGCTGGAAGACTGGGCAGTAAGGGAAGATGTTGAGAGTGACGAAGAGAAGCGGAGAGATAAGAAAACACGTGGGTGTAGTGCGCGACGAAGACCTGCCGGTTTACGTGGCTGTCACCGCTGCTCGTGGGTTTGCTGCGATCGCCGACGGAGGAGAAAAACCGAGCAGGAAGAGAGGAGGGGTCGATGATAAGTGGAAGAAGCAGAACCCGCgtagggtttttcttttttctcttttcttaatCTACTTAGACAACTTTTACCCTCAACTTTTAACTTcgttaaaattactttttacttgggaactttttcaaattctacCTTAAtagtaatgaattttttaccTTCAAATAGTATTTCTGATTGTTGTTGCACAAATCCATGTAATATCGTGCCACACACTAATATTTAAGTAAGCAAGTATAACCAtgttgaaaaatgtaaaaccaatcctaacaaaaatttattggCTAAGTATTTCATATGATTtcaatcattatttttttattagaatccGTTTGCATTTCTATTTAGGTTTTTTATGTCTTTTCATTCCATTTGtcaatataactttttaataCGGTAAAGATGAGGGATCAAACATTCCACTTCTAGAATGAAAGATCATGTCAATTATTGTTGAACAAATTTCACTTTTGTATTGACTATGTATTTAAAACTGATAGTTGACTAGTACCGTTAAACTTGTTATGCAACAACAATGATATGTCAATGATAGTCATGTCACGTATAGAATtctaaaaattgaagtttaacGTAGATATTATTACGATTGTCACAATTAAATGAAGGAAAACAaattacattcatttttttttttatcatgaaacatcatcaaatataataaaatgaacaaaagatGTTTACAAAATAGAACCTAATGAAATTTTACTCTACCTTGAACATTTTAAGCAATTTTacaatttacatttattattttgcacttttttctataatattcTCATCACTTCTATTATATCACCAAATTGGTTTCCAAAAAGCAGAATTTGAAACAGAAAATGGGCCTTGGACCTTGGGCCTGATTAGTGTATTGCATAACGGATCAGGCAAATGGGCCACAACATCGGAAACAGGTAAGACgaaaggaaggaaagaaaatgggGGAAATGCATCAAAGGCTGGATAACTTCGGAATGTATCTACACTGTATATCTACACATCGTCCGAAACGGAACAGCTCCAAAACGTCCAAACAAATCCAAAGCAAGGGAAAAGATAAGAGAGTGTGATTTTGTGTTTGGAATCGAAATTGAAGAGCTTACACATATCATTACGTGTCACCCCAAAACCACCACCTATTTCCACCTGTCTCCCTTCTCTCAACCCCCCATTTTCCCCCTCATTTTAAAAATCCCACAATCCTACATGCAAATTTGCAATTTCAAGCTCTCACACACCATAATTTTCCACCCTCAGGTATTTCAACAACcaaaaaagggaaaggagACTTAACTAAACACTCTGCTTCGTGAGGAagtgttttggttttggtgaTCCTGTTTTTCACCGCCGTTATGCCGCCGAGACGATATGCTTTTGGACGGGCCGATGAGGCCACCCACCCCGACTCCATTCGTGCTACCTTAGCTGAGTTCATTTCCACTTTCATCTTCGTCTTTGCTGGCGAAGGCTCCGTTCTCGCTCTTGGTATGACTGTTTTACAGttattttgaaagtaaaaaattgactaataaactaattttaaataatcaacaaCGATTTgacaaatgatttttttttttcaaacatgcAACCGCCCAAACTTgatcttattaaaaaattcaatattgtatttgaaaggattttcttttaaatttttttacaaacatTTTCAAGTACATGCATGCAAGATCAATGGATGGATTATTAATTTCttggttttccatttttgCAGATAAAATTTTCAGGCCAGCGGATTATGGAAGTTATGGTCACGGAAGTTATGGGCATGGAAGTTACGGCCGAGGAGGGTACAGTTATGGTCACGGTTATGGTAGAAAGGGGACCGACACAGGCAGAGCTGCGTCCGATTTAGTAGTGATAGCGATAGCACACGCGTTTGCGCTGTTCTCGGCGGTGGCAGCGAGCATCAACATATCGGGTGGGCATGTGAATCCTGCAGTAACTTTTGGGGCCCTTATCGGAGGGAGGATATCTCTTATTCGTGCATTCTTCTATTGGGTTGCACAGATTTTGGGTGCCATTATCGCTTCACTTCTCTTGAGACTTGCAACGGGTGGcatggtaaaagaaaaacactcaCATATAACTAATGCTTTAGAAAATGTagcctttaattttttttttcttttttcacaattatATGAAGattcaagaataaaaaaggttaagaaaaaaaaaacaaaatactaaagaTCTTGaactcattattattttaaagtacACATATAACTTTTGTGTATGTTTCCGAAGTATCTAATCAAACTTttaagaaggaagaaaaaagaaatgtttttattttttttttcatttaacttttaattccaCAATTTCGTGCATACTCAAACTGACTCTCTCTGGTTTCACCATCTAAGTTCTGTAAACGTAAGAAAAGAGCTCCAAAATTTTGGCTAAGCATTCAAAGCAATTGAGGAAAATgtgcttaatttttaaaaactaagagGCTTCCATCTAAGTCTCTCATGCCATGCTTCATAACCCTTTTAGATTATTGTTTCTAGTAGAGGCGCTCAAGATATCCATCCCTAATTTTTACTTTCCTTTAACGTCCTTACTtcctttgtttattttatcatctctttttttttttttttttttgtcaaattgcAGAGGCCTATGGGGTTCTTTGTTTCATCAGGAGTATCGGAATTGCACGGGTTTCTACTAGAGATAATCCTTACATTTGCATTGGTCTACACAGTTTACGCAACAGCAATAGACCCAAAGAGGGGCAGTTTGGGAACAATAGCACCACTGGCAATCGGGTTAATAGTCGGGGCCAATATTCTGGTGGGTGGGGCCTTCGATGGGGCCTGCATGAACCCAGCAAGGGCATTTGGGCCTTCTTTAGTGGGCTGGAGATGGGACAATCATTGGATCTATTGGATTGGCCCATTAATCGGAGGTGGGCTTGCGGCCCTTGTATATGAGTACTTGGTCATTCCCGTTGAACCTCCTCTACATACTCACCAGCCCTTGGCTCCCGAGGATTactgagtttttttttttttttttttaatttgtaaaaacatATTCGAATGTGTGTTTTGGATGTGAGACTGTTTTTCTGCTCTATATGTtgtagggtttttttttcttctttggaaAAGACTCGAAGCCTTTTGTTGGCCAAGGGTGGTTTGTTGTCTCCGTTTGGGGTTTATTTGTGGTGTTTATGTTCATGAAGGTAATAAATGTCATACAGCTTACatctttatcttttcttaaattctaaggtgatgttttcttttcttttcctttttaaatccATTTGTGATAAGGTCAAGGTTCGATCTTAAAGGTTACCccctatattttttataaatccAAATACGGTGACATTTTCAAACGGAGAATTCAATAAATTTCACAACAGAGACAAAAGAGTTGGATTAGGTTATGGAAATACCATGAATAGGTCCAAAGTTTTGCCCTTAATCCATATCCTTGTCGTCCTCGTAAGTTGACATTTCATTTCCTGTAATTTCAAGACAAACCAAAAATGGTCCTTCAATCTTTTGTCTTTGCTCTCCATATTCATTTTGGTCCTTAATACTATTGACACgaattataaactaaaatatagtCATCTCtgtaaaaaatgaattatatatatctgaaattgtgaaaggaaaaaaggataaacaaggagaaaatgaaaccaaaaccGACGTACAAAAGAACAACATGACTTATGACAGTACGtatactaaaacaataaacgcaaaaaaaatatacaaaaataggATTGAACCTGAACagttctttcatttcattttatagtATTTGGCAACCCAAGGAGCAAGTTGGGTGTTGTGAGGTGATCTTGGATTGGATGCATAATAATCAGACCAGTAACAAGGGGTGAGTTTATGAGCGAACCTTCCGTTGGAAAAAATGCAAAAAGGAAGCCAATCTTCACCGCCATTCATCCTTTTCTTGCGTTCTCTGGGATAAGCCAATGGCGCCTGGACATACCTGAAAATAAAGCATCTCAGCAATCTTCTTATGATCAAACATATAAGCACAAGTTCATGCGTATAAAAAGGGTCACACAATG
This genomic interval carries:
- the LOC101208620 gene encoding serine/threonine-protein kinase RIO1, with protein sequence MEAAGMPAVEEKVDEVEPSIMNNDESVEEDEGEEDLSWSSDSEIGDALDWLDAKEDRETVDGTFSLNARRPNAHGGLYSRHNSSTLQPLSNRNQKFTNHIRASPLAEWEGRFNVGMSNSVTTAIRDSVKEMAIGKTKTTEKADRATVEQAIDPRTRMVLFKMLNRGVFHDINGCISTGKEANVYHATKSDGQEFAIKIYKTSVLVFKDRDRYVQGDYRFRHGYCRHNPRKMVKTWAEKEMRNLMRLKAAGIRCPTPLLLRMHVLVMEFIGKTGWAAPRLKDAALSLNRLRESYLEIIITMRTLYQKCKLVHGDLSEYNILYFEGHLYIIDVSQSVDLDHPHALDFLREDCLHVSDFFKKHGVAVMTIRELFDFIVDPCLTDETMDNYLEEMQEKISARGDISVEDEIADSVFVQSYIPKTLDSVKHAEEDVIRLTSGQDTEDMYYKTITGLKQALPMAQPTSDLKDEEEHNADMIKPSESITGLSNSCEKATESTSEEDEESSNESEGEPGSSTETTQTPVDRKAARKENKKKVKEEKREARKNKVPKAVKKRKKKLAKSHK
- the LOC101208863 gene encoding probable aquaporin TIP3-2 gives rise to the protein MPPRRYAFGRADEATHPDSIRATLAEFISTFIFVFAGEGSVLALDKIFRPADYGSYGHGSYGHGSYGRGGYSYGHGYGRKGTDTGRAASDLVVIAIAHAFALFSAVAASINISGGHVNPAVTFGALIGGRISLIRAFFYWVAQILGAIIASLLLRLATGGMRPMGFFVSSGVSELHGFLLEIILTFALVYTVYATAIDPKRGSLGTIAPLAIGLIVGANILVGGAFDGACMNPARAFGPSLVGWRWDNHWIYWIGPLIGGGLAALVYEYLVIPVEPPLHTHQPLAPEDY